The Bremerella cremea region CAATCAGATCTATTTGAGTTGCGAGCAATACAAAAACAACGCCATCGTTGGCGGTGGCAACTTTCCCCTTGAAGACAAACCTGTTTCCCTGCGAGTTGAACGAAGAGGAGACCGGATACGTATGTGGGCTACGTACGACACAAACGGCTGGAAAAAACTCTTAGACCGACAATGCGACTACTCCAAGAGCCTGCACGTTGGCGTTTTTGGTCTCAACGTGACTGATAGGGATGTCGAATTCCGTTTTGAAGATGCCTATCTGCTGACCGAAAAACGCCAGGAACAAGGCGAATAGCAACCAACAACCAACGTTTATCCCCTTACACAGACAGCACTTAAGACGCATAAGACGACATGCACATATACTGCCGCACAAAATCCAGCCTAGTCATGCCACTTCTCCTCGCGTTCTTTTGCAGCCCCTTGGCCGCCCAGGAATTCCCTGGCTGGGGAGAGCTGGTAGATCCGGTCGGCGACTGTCCAGTCGACCCTCTGCCAGATGGAATCCAGCTAACCATCCCCGCTGGCATTCATCAACTGAACCCCACCATGGATACCGTGAATGCACCTCGGGTTTGGCAATCTGTGGAAGCTGACTTCCTCTATGAAGTCCGCGTAAAGGACTTCCCACGCCCTGAAGCGGACAGTGGAGCCAATGGAAATCGCAGTTATGTCGCCGCAGGAATCGTGATTTGGCACGACGAAAACAACTTCCTGCGCTGGACACGTTCGGCAAGTGCTGAAAAGAACGCCGTTTACCTAAGTTGCGAACAGTTTGAAAACGGAAAACATGTCGGAGGTGGGTACTTCCGCATGAAAGACGAACCAATTTGGATTCGCGTCGAACGAAGAGGAAACACACTTCGCATGTCTGCCTCCGACGACGGGAAGAAGTGGCAACAAGCAATTGAGCGTGATTGCACCTTTCCAACAGCGCTCAAAGCGGGCGTATTTGGACTGAACGTGACGGAAAAGGAGTTCCAGTTCCGATTCAGCGATGGATACCTACTCAAATAACAGTGAGCAACTAGCAGAAAAGACCGCTCCGCTATTGTCCTCAAGCAAGTTCCCGAGACATTCCCGAAAGTTTTTCATCGCCCTAACACATTACCAGGCACCACGTTACAGATCATTTTGATTTTTGCCGCTCAATTTCCCGCCACCCCCGTTTGACAACAGGGCCCCGGCGGTGATACATTGCGTCCTTCC contains the following coding sequences:
- a CDS encoding DUF1349 domain-containing protein; its protein translation is MPLLLAFFCSPLAAQEFPGWGELVDPVGDCPVDPLPDGIQLTIPAGIHQLNPTMDTVNAPRVWQSVEADFLYEVRVKDFPRPEADSGANGNRSYVAAGIVIWHDENNFLRWTRSASAEKNAVYLSCEQFENGKHVGGGYFRMKDEPIWIRVERRGNTLRMSASDDGKKWQQAIERDCTFPTALKAGVFGLNVTEKEFQFRFSDGYLLK